A single genomic interval of bacterium harbors:
- a CDS encoding tetratricopeptide repeat protein, with translation MNRMNQMSRLAYFVFFLLGFGLGLIPCAFAQTTAAPTPTKPLPKQQPQNLRDFQAGQQFEMRGKYDEALEQYRRILQTTPGDVNALQGVARVLARTRKYEELEQHWQQYYSQAPVYMRPQIDGELGALLWRRGDHANARARWDAALNVNRNEGGYTALNNVLLQYGIHEEAIRILLEGRTKLGNPTLFSYQLLQLYLSAMNPRAAALEAVQQVRINPGLESNWSYWLTQFGEETETVNTLRDVLQSELEKPAAPAVRGGIASILASVSFHTGNFTAAVSETNLADSLLNGRGIRLFGLANQLLGEGEVVAAKSALQIATRRQSGETPQILELLAKLELAQGDTVASRSRFEELVKKYPTAPESETGALTLARSYLPRQPEQAAEWARKALLHPMKYHPAEARVILIEAALAQGSIPIAERIRNEALHSNGLDLPKFSGQLSLLGFRALLLSDAPDSLVTNGLTLLDQVRFDDPASVEALRWRLLWNSCTARPELLAVLRKGERAYVTGKPFPALDSLNLTKQDEAEKELLARIIVWTEGTPQQTLWIDRLLTQFPTEPRLPGFLLQRAETRYRQGDTASALRDLELILQRFPNRPEEERARKLLRAWSKEG, from the coding sequence ATGAATCGCATGAACCAGATGAGCCGCCTTGCCTATTTTGTATTCTTCCTGCTCGGATTCGGGCTGGGACTGATACCGTGCGCCTTTGCGCAAACGACGGCGGCACCCACTCCGACGAAACCACTCCCGAAACAACAACCGCAAAATCTCCGCGATTTTCAAGCCGGACAGCAATTCGAGATGCGGGGGAAATACGACGAAGCGCTCGAACAGTACCGCCGTATCCTGCAAACCACGCCGGGCGATGTGAATGCATTACAAGGGGTTGCACGGGTGCTGGCACGAACGCGAAAGTACGAGGAGTTGGAACAACACTGGCAACAATACTATTCCCAAGCGCCGGTTTATATGCGCCCGCAAATCGACGGCGAACTCGGCGCCTTGCTCTGGCGGCGGGGAGATCACGCCAACGCCCGTGCCCGGTGGGATGCCGCACTGAACGTCAATCGCAACGAAGGTGGCTATACGGCGCTCAATAACGTATTGCTACAATACGGGATTCACGAGGAAGCGATTCGGATTCTCCTCGAAGGTCGAACGAAATTAGGCAACCCGACACTCTTCTCCTATCAATTGCTCCAGCTCTACCTATCGGCGATGAATCCGCGCGCAGCCGCACTGGAAGCGGTACAACAGGTGCGTATCAATCCCGGACTCGAATCGAATTGGTCCTATTGGCTCACCCAATTCGGCGAAGAAACCGAAACCGTGAACACCTTACGGGATGTATTGCAAAGCGAACTGGAAAAACCGGCAGCGCCGGCAGTGCGCGGCGGTATCGCCTCGATTCTCGCCAGCGTTTCGTTTCATACCGGAAATTTTACGGCGGCTGTTAGCGAAACAAACCTTGCCGATTCGTTACTCAATGGGAGGGGAATACGGTTATTCGGATTGGCAAACCAATTGTTGGGCGAGGGGGAAGTCGTTGCGGCAAAATCCGCGCTGCAAATCGCCACCCGCCGCCAATCGGGTGAAACCCCGCAGATATTGGAATTGCTGGCAAAATTGGAGCTGGCACAAGGCGATACGGTCGCGTCGCGTTCCCGGTTCGAGGAATTGGTCAAGAAGTATCCCACCGCCCCGGAGTCCGAAACCGGCGCATTGACGTTGGCGCGAAGTTATCTGCCCCGTCAACCGGAACAAGCTGCCGAGTGGGCACGAAAAGCGTTGTTGCATCCGATGAAATATCATCCTGCCGAAGCGCGGGTGATTTTAATCGAAGCGGCATTGGCGCAAGGTTCGATCCCCATCGCCGAACGGATTCGCAACGAGGCATTACATTCCAATGGGCTCGATTTGCCAAAATTCTCCGGTCAACTTTCGCTCTTGGGTTTCCGCGCGTTGTTGCTTTCCGATGCCCCCGATTCGTTGGTCACGAATGGACTCACACTGCTCGACCAAGTGCGGTTCGACGATCCAGCGAGCGTAGAAGCGTTACGGTGGCGATTGCTTTGGAATTCCTGTACTGCGAGACCGGAGTTATTGGCAGTACTGCGGAAAGGCGAACGGGCGTATGTTACCGGAAAGCCATTCCCGGCGCTCGATTCGCTGAATCTAACGAAACAAGATGAAGCGGAGAAGGAACTACTGGCGCGCATCATCGTGTGGACGGAAGGGACACCACAGCAGACGTTATGGATCGACCGTTTGTTGACCCAATTTCCCACCGAGCCGCGGTTGCCCGGTTTTCTTTTGCAACGGGCGGAAACGCGCTACCGGCAAGGTGATACCGCTTCCGCGTTGCGTGATCTTGAATTGATATTGCAACGCTTCCCCAATCGGCCGGAAGAGGAACGCGCCCGTAAACTCTTGCGCGCCTGGAGTAAGGAAGGGTGA
- a CDS encoding GNAT family N-acetyltransferase codes for MSQIELREESLSQLSDYAKLSIRFTVASVLTLHQTDDQLSGFPLTETGIENPYEKDYDAIPGNHPTEWVKRFDVSQWGMICAYHEQNRIGGAIIAHNTKSVHMLEERAELAVLWDLRVAGAWRGNGVGKRLFDAAEAWAKQRDCHWLKIETQNNNVAACRFYARCGCVLGAIHRFAYPEYPEEIQLLWYKSLEE; via the coding sequence GTGAGTCAAATCGAACTGCGGGAAGAATCGTTATCGCAGCTTTCCGACTATGCGAAACTCTCCATCCGTTTTACTGTCGCAAGTGTTCTTACTCTCCACCAAACCGATGACCAACTGTCTGGCTTTCCCCTCACTGAGACTGGTATAGAAAATCCTTACGAAAAAGATTACGATGCGATTCCCGGAAATCACCCGACTGAATGGGTCAAGCGCTTTGATGTTTCGCAGTGGGGGATGATTTGCGCCTACCATGAGCAAAACCGGATCGGTGGCGCGATTATTGCGCATAACACGAAGAGCGTGCACATGCTGGAAGAGCGCGCCGAGTTAGCGGTATTGTGGGATCTGCGGGTTGCCGGGGCGTGGCGCGGAAACGGCGTCGGGAAACGGTTATTCGATGCGGCGGAGGCGTGGGCGAAACAGCGGGATTGTCATTGGCTAAAAATCGAAACGCAAAACAACAATGTCGCGGCGTGCCGTTTCTATGCCCGTTGTGGTTGTGTATTAGGCGCAATCCATCGCTTCGCTTACCCGGAGTACCCGGAAGAAATACAGTTGTTGTGGTATAAGTCGCTTGAAGAGTAA